A section of the Pseudomonas sp. Q1-7 genome encodes:
- a CDS encoding flagellar biosynthetic protein FliQ, whose amino-acid sequence MLTPDTAVGIISNAVHITTLVVCVLIVPSLLGGLLISIFQAATQINEQMLSFLPRLLITLGMLVFSGHWILRTLSDLFIETFKQAGRLVG is encoded by the coding sequence ATGCTCACCCCCGATACCGCCGTCGGCATCATCTCCAACGCTGTGCACATCACCACCCTGGTGGTCTGCGTGCTCATCGTGCCGAGCCTGCTCGGCGGCCTGCTGATCAGCATTTTCCAGGCGGCCACGCAGATCAACGAACAGATGCTGAGCTTCCTGCCGCGCCTGTTGATCACCCTCGGCATGCTGGTGTTCTCCGGGCACTGGATTCTGCGCACCCTGAGCGACCTGTTCATCGAAACCTTCAAGCAAGCGGGTCGCCTGGTCGGCTGA
- the fliP gene encoding flagellar type III secretion system pore protein FliP (The bacterial flagellar biogenesis protein FliP forms a type III secretion system (T3SS)-type pore required for flagellar assembly.), whose product MIRRLACLALLLAGGFPLLAQAAGGDITLFNLNQTENGQEFSVKLQILIIMTLLGFLPAMLMLMTCFTRFVIVLAILRQAIGLQQSPPNNVLVGIALIMTLLVMRPVWQEMYSEAYQPFESDAITLEQGLERAKTTLSRFMLAQTNRNSLETMVALAGEKMPDKLEALDFSLLLPSFVLSELKTAFQLGFMIFVPFLVIDLVVASVLMAMGMMMLSPMMISLPFKLMVFVLVDGWALMMGTLTTSVQPF is encoded by the coding sequence ATGATCCGCCGCCTGGCCTGCCTCGCCCTGCTGCTGGCCGGCGGCTTCCCGCTGCTGGCCCAGGCCGCCGGCGGCGACATCACCTTGTTCAACCTGAACCAGACGGAAAACGGCCAGGAATTCAGCGTCAAACTGCAGATCCTGATCATCATGACGCTGCTGGGCTTCCTCCCGGCGATGCTCATGCTGATGACCTGTTTCACCCGTTTCGTCATCGTCCTGGCGATCCTGCGCCAGGCCATCGGCCTGCAACAGAGCCCGCCGAACAACGTGCTGGTGGGCATCGCCCTGATCATGACGCTGCTGGTGATGCGCCCGGTCTGGCAGGAGATGTACAGCGAGGCCTACCAGCCCTTCGAGTCCGACGCCATCACCCTGGAACAGGGCCTGGAACGCGCGAAGACCACCCTGTCGCGCTTCATGCTGGCGCAGACCAACCGCAATTCCCTGGAAACCATGGTCGCGCTGGCCGGCGAGAAGATGCCGGACAAGCTGGAGGCGCTGGACTTTTCCCTGCTGCTGCCGTCCTTCGTGCTGAGCGAATTGAAGACCGCCTTCCAGCTCGGTTTCATGATCTTCGTGCCCTTCCTGGTGATCGACCTGGTGGTGGCCAGTGTGCTGATGGCCATGGGCATGATGATGCTCTCGCCGATGATGATCTCCCTGCCCTTCAAGCTGATGGTCTTCGTCCTGGTGGACGGCTGGGCCCTGATGATGGGCACCCTGACCACCAGCGTGCAGCCCTTCTGA
- a CDS encoding flagellar FliJ family protein, translated as MKEQIEMLSRLAGLRGARVREILGRVNYQRNLCQRYRNNISGLSKLCSFSAPVSTPLQRSNQQQYKLTLHKMLHLQKVELSVAEQTLARIQDELLAAMRSEKLLAQVIDGRLQEWQQVLARQEQKIQDGLASQAWWRGQGA; from the coding sequence ATGAAGGAACAGATCGAGATGCTCTCGCGCCTGGCCGGTCTGCGCGGCGCCAGGGTGCGCGAGATCCTCGGGCGGGTGAACTACCAGCGCAACCTGTGCCAGCGCTACCGCAACAACATTTCCGGCCTCAGCAAACTGTGCAGTTTCAGCGCCCCGGTCAGTACCCCCTTGCAGCGCAGCAACCAGCAGCAGTACAAGCTCACCCTGCACAAGATGCTGCACCTGCAGAAAGTGGAACTGTCGGTGGCCGAACAGACCCTGGCGCGTATTCAGGACGAACTGCTGGCGGCCATGCGCAGCGAGAAGCTGCTGGCCCAGGTGATCGACGGACGCCTGCAGGAGTGGCAGCAGGTGCTCGCCCGGCAGGAGCAGAAGATCCAGGACGGGCTGGCCAGCCAGGCCTGGTGGCGGGGGCAGGGCGCGTAG
- the flgM gene encoding flagellar biosynthesis anti-sigma factor FlgM: MEISRQLKTGAALQAEAADKPRQEAPKAVREAVESRPAEKLQLDQMQETLRQMPDVDLKRIEEIRQALRNGSIDTDARSLAASILSYHTGSES; this comes from the coding sequence ATGGAAATCAGCAGGCAATTGAAAACCGGCGCGGCCCTGCAAGCCGAGGCTGCCGACAAGCCCCGCCAGGAGGCGCCGAAGGCCGTCCGCGAGGCCGTCGAAAGCCGTCCGGCGGAAAAGCTGCAGCTGGACCAGATGCAGGAAACCCTGCGGCAGATGCCGGACGTCGACCTCAAGCGCATCGAAGAGATCCGCCAGGCCCTGCGCAACGGCAGCATCGACACCGATGCACGTTCGCTCGCCGCGAGCATCCTGTCCTACCACACCGGCAGCGAGTCGTGA
- the fliF gene encoding flagellar basal-body MS-ring/collar protein FliF, which produces MLQLIKSKLAEGGFKPDPRLTLLAMAGAAALLAVGTVYYLWRDQGAFKPLYGAGEAFPAAEVMQVLDTEGLAYRLHPQSGQVLVGERDLAHARMLLSAKGVKVSVPPGYELFDKDEPLGTSQFVQDVRLKRSLEGELARTIMAVKGVKSARVHLAQEEATSFVVNRRSPPKASVMLTLDPGTRLKPEQVGAIANLVANSVPQLKPQDVSVVDQLGSLLSRGLNTWGDTGQNWEVIDDYQQKAVANIEEVLAPVLGAGNYRISVAADMDFSQKEETFQAYGDNPRMRSEVLRNETTLDQLALGVPGSLSNRPPPAPPQPDAAAQAEGGNSMVKTENKAATSTRNETTRQNDFDQSVTHIRHPSYALRRQSVSVVLNAASAPEGGWTAQARAELEATVKSAVGFDAKRGDELTLNVFPFTQPVAVEDPAPWWESSALQEWIKLGLLGLVSLLLLLLVVRPAVRHLTRAPEPAPSHDLLEDPEALAALPRHEAERLLARSSGGEPGGGSVFGELNPLSEIRLPAPGSGLELQIEHLQMLAQNDPERVSEVIKHWIGRNERSHEPA; this is translated from the coding sequence GTGCTGCAGTTGATCAAGAGCAAGCTGGCCGAGGGCGGCTTCAAACCCGACCCGCGCCTGACCCTGCTGGCCATGGCCGGCGCCGCCGCATTGCTGGCGGTGGGCACCGTCTACTACCTCTGGCGCGACCAGGGCGCGTTCAAGCCGCTGTATGGTGCCGGCGAGGCCTTTCCCGCCGCCGAGGTGATGCAGGTGCTGGACACCGAAGGCCTGGCCTACCGTCTCCACCCGCAAAGCGGGCAGGTGCTGGTGGGCGAGCGCGACCTGGCGCATGCGCGGATGCTGCTGTCGGCCAAGGGTGTGAAGGTGTCGGTGCCGCCGGGTTATGAGCTGTTCGACAAGGACGAGCCGCTGGGCACCAGCCAGTTCGTCCAGGACGTGCGCCTCAAGCGCAGCCTGGAAGGCGAGCTGGCGCGCACCATCATGGCCGTCAAGGGCGTCAAATCCGCCCGCGTACACCTGGCCCAGGAAGAGGCCACCTCCTTCGTGGTCAACCGCCGTTCGCCGCCCAAGGCCTCGGTCATGCTGACCCTGGACCCGGGGACCCGGCTCAAGCCCGAGCAGGTGGGCGCCATCGCCAACCTGGTGGCCAACAGCGTGCCGCAGCTCAAGCCGCAGGACGTCAGCGTGGTCGACCAGCTGGGGTCGCTGCTCTCCCGCGGGCTGAACACCTGGGGCGACACGGGGCAGAACTGGGAAGTGATCGACGACTACCAGCAGAAGGCCGTGGCCAACATCGAGGAAGTCCTGGCGCCGGTGCTGGGGGCGGGCAACTACCGCATCAGCGTGGCCGCCGACATGGACTTCAGCCAGAAGGAAGAGACCTTCCAGGCCTATGGCGACAACCCGCGCATGCGCAGCGAAGTGCTGCGCAACGAAACCACCCTCGACCAGCTCGCGCTCGGCGTGCCCGGCTCCCTGAGCAACCGGCCGCCGCCCGCGCCGCCGCAGCCCGACGCGGCTGCCCAGGCGGAGGGTGGCAACTCGATGGTGAAGACCGAGAACAAGGCCGCCACCTCCACCCGCAACGAGACCACGCGGCAGAACGACTTCGACCAGAGCGTGACGCACATCCGCCATCCGTCCTACGCCCTGCGCCGGCAGAGCGTGTCGGTGGTGCTGAACGCCGCCAGCGCGCCGGAGGGCGGCTGGACCGCGCAGGCCCGCGCCGAGCTGGAAGCCACGGTGAAGAGCGCCGTGGGCTTCGACGCCAAGCGTGGCGATGAGCTGACCCTGAACGTGTTCCCCTTCACCCAGCCGGTGGCCGTGGAAGATCCGGCACCCTGGTGGGAAAGCAGCGCCCTGCAGGAGTGGATCAAGCTCGGCCTGCTGGGCCTGGTGAGTCTGCTGCTGCTCCTGCTGGTGGTGCGCCCGGCGGTCCGGCACCTGACCCGCGCCCCCGAACCGGCGCCCAGCCACGACCTCCTGGAAGATCCCGAGGCCCTGGCCGCGCTGCCGCGCCATGAAGCCGAGCGCCTGCTGGCCCGCAGCAGCGGGGGAGAACCGGGCGGTGGCAGCGTGTTCGGCGAACTGAACCCGTTGTCGGAGATTCGTCTGCCGGCGCCGGGCTCTGGCCTGGAGCTGCAGATCGAGCACCTGCAGATGCTCGCCCAGAACGACCCCGAGCGCGTCTCGGAGGTGATCAAGCATTGGATCGGCCGCAATGAGAGAAGCCATGAGCCAGCCTGA
- a CDS encoding FliM/FliN family flagellar motor switch protein, producing the protein MKETTHKYPRIISDYFLRGYRINLELNKVDVLEHSPRPAECIYRSTLGKVGFTIDRALLAEALECYYGGTSLPSHEETPISTSEQRMRERLGQDICRIFGRTLLSGSGLGELERFDNAYEETLWEYVAELRYSSHLTGSESSLFLYLDAELTDRLTSLLAGPPPPRLAGDPLDNIRHLPVRLDCVLAQARMPLSQVLGLQLGDILTLRLKERADVRVNQQALFRGAIFEDDGTLFLTSIESVKTP; encoded by the coding sequence ATAAAGGAAACCACGCACAAGTATCCGCGCATTATCAGCGACTACTTTCTGCGGGGTTATCGAATCAATCTCGAATTGAACAAAGTGGATGTTCTCGAACATTCGCCCCGCCCCGCCGAGTGCATCTACCGTTCCACGCTGGGCAAGGTGGGTTTCACCATCGATCGCGCCCTGCTGGCCGAAGCCCTGGAGTGCTACTACGGCGGCACCAGCCTGCCCAGCCACGAAGAAACGCCCATCAGCACCTCCGAACAACGGATGCGCGAACGCCTGGGGCAGGACATTTGCCGGATCTTCGGCCGCACCCTGCTGAGCGGGTCGGGCCTGGGCGAACTGGAGCGCTTCGACAACGCCTATGAGGAAACCCTCTGGGAGTACGTCGCCGAGCTGCGCTACAGCAGCCACCTCACCGGCAGCGAATCGTCGCTCTTCCTCTATCTGGATGCCGAGCTGACCGACCGGCTCACCAGCCTGCTCGCCGGACCGCCGCCGCCGCGCCTGGCCGGCGATCCGCTGGACAACATCAGGCACCTGCCGGTGCGCCTGGACTGCGTGCTGGCGCAGGCGCGCATGCCCCTGAGCCAGGTGCTCGGCCTGCAGCTGGGGGACATCCTGACCCTGCGCCTGAAGGAGCGCGCCGACGTGCGCGTCAACCAGCAGGCCCTCTTCCGTGGCGCCATCTTCGAAGACGATGGCACCTTGTTCCTGACTTCCATCGAGAGTGTGAAGACCCCATGA
- the fliR gene encoding flagellar biosynthetic protein FliR produces MAGGEAILQFSQYLHQLQSYWWPFCRIMAVFGLAPLFSHKALPMRLRVLLALALTLALSAALPPMPAIEPLSARGLLTALEQIAFGLLLGLALMLVFAIFGIVGDVVATLLGLSMAMFNDPLNGVSSSSIIFQLYFILLVFLFFAIDGHLLVVSILFQSFVYWPVGSGLHYTGLGAILQSLGWVFSAAVLVALPLVFCMTLLQFCFGLLNRISPAMNLFSLGFPMAIVAGLFCIQLTLPNLPESYLHLTRALLDNLGRILVEGRHG; encoded by the coding sequence ATGGCGGGCGGCGAAGCGATCCTGCAGTTCAGCCAGTACCTGCACCAGTTGCAGAGCTACTGGTGGCCCTTTTGCCGGATCATGGCGGTGTTCGGCCTGGCCCCGCTGTTCAGCCACAAGGCCCTGCCGATGCGCCTGCGGGTGCTGCTGGCGTTGGCCCTGACCCTCGCCCTGTCCGCCGCCCTGCCGCCGATGCCGGCCATCGAGCCGCTGTCGGCGCGGGGCCTGCTCACCGCGCTGGAGCAGATCGCCTTCGGCCTGCTGCTGGGACTGGCGCTGATGCTGGTGTTCGCCATCTTCGGCATCGTCGGCGACGTGGTCGCCACCCTGTTGGGCCTGAGCATGGCGATGTTCAACGACCCGCTGAATGGGGTGTCTTCGTCGTCGATCATCTTCCAGCTCTATTTCATCCTGCTGGTGTTCCTGTTCTTCGCCATCGACGGGCACCTGCTGGTGGTGAGCATCCTGTTCCAGAGCTTTGTCTACTGGCCGGTGGGCAGCGGCCTGCACTACACCGGCCTGGGCGCAATCCTGCAGTCCCTCGGCTGGGTGTTCTCGGCGGCGGTGCTGGTGGCCCTGCCGCTGGTGTTCTGCATGACCCTGCTGCAGTTCTGCTTCGGCCTGCTGAACCGCATCTCGCCGGCGATGAACCTGTTCTCCCTGGGCTTCCCCATGGCCATCGTCGCGGGGCTCTTCTGCATCCAGCTGACCTTGCCGAACCTGCCGGAAAGCTACCTGCACCTGACCCGCGCGCTGCTGGACAACCTCGGCCGCATCCTCGTCGAGGGGCGCCATGGCTGA
- the fliI gene encoding flagellar protein export ATPase FliI, whose amino-acid sequence MSARETFNLDDALRSLDSVQLAKVSGRLVRVSGMLLESLGCRRMTGQRCLVELADGNMLEAQVVGFNRDITYLMPFKKPVGLTSGSRVFPARDQALLQIDASWLGRVVNGLGEPLDGLGKLAGRDPLPAELPSVNPLRRRPVSEPLDVGVRAINALLTLGKGQRVGLFAGSGVGKSVLLGMITRQTKADVVVVGLIGERGREVQEFLLHALGPEGLKKAVVVVAPANESPLMRLKATELCHAIAAYFRDQGNDVLLLVDSLTRYAMAQREIALALGEPPATKGYPPSVFGLLPELVESAGNGESDRGSLSAIYTVLAEGDDQQDPIVDCARAILDGHIVLSRRLADVGHYPAIDVGASVSRCMSQVSQPRHLAAARQLKEFSGTYEKIKELIPLGGYTPGMDMKTDRAVQLAPAIERFLRQDVGEGAELEACIAALQGLTGA is encoded by the coding sequence ATGAGCGCGCGGGAAACCTTCAACCTCGACGACGCCCTGCGCTCCCTCGACAGCGTCCAGCTGGCCAAGGTCAGCGGCCGCCTGGTGCGGGTGTCCGGCATGCTCCTGGAGAGCCTCGGCTGCCGCCGCATGACCGGCCAGCGCTGCCTGGTGGAGCTGGCCGACGGCAACATGCTGGAAGCCCAGGTGGTGGGCTTCAACCGCGACATCACCTACCTCATGCCATTCAAGAAACCGGTGGGCCTGACGTCCGGCTCGCGGGTCTTCCCGGCCCGCGACCAGGCCCTGCTGCAGATCGACGCCAGCTGGCTGGGACGGGTGGTCAACGGCCTAGGCGAACCCCTGGACGGTCTCGGCAAGCTGGCCGGGCGCGATCCGCTGCCCGCCGAGCTGCCGTCGGTCAACCCGCTGCGCCGACGCCCGGTGAGCGAACCGCTGGACGTCGGCGTGCGCGCCATCAATGCCCTGCTGACCCTGGGCAAGGGGCAGCGGGTCGGCCTGTTCGCCGGCAGCGGCGTGGGCAAGAGCGTGCTGCTGGGCATGATCACCCGGCAGACTAAGGCCGACGTGGTGGTGGTCGGGCTGATCGGCGAGCGCGGTCGCGAAGTGCAGGAGTTCCTGCTCCACGCCCTGGGCCCGGAAGGCCTGAAGAAGGCGGTGGTGGTGGTGGCACCGGCCAACGAATCGCCGCTGATGCGCCTGAAGGCCACCGAGCTGTGCCATGCCATCGCCGCCTATTTCCGCGACCAGGGCAACGACGTGTTGCTGCTGGTGGACTCCCTGACCCGCTACGCCATGGCGCAGCGCGAAATCGCCCTGGCCCTTGGCGAGCCGCCGGCCACCAAGGGCTACCCGCCCTCGGTGTTCGGCCTGCTGCCGGAACTGGTGGAAAGCGCCGGTAACGGCGAGAGTGATCGCGGCAGCCTCAGCGCCATCTACACCGTGCTCGCCGAAGGCGACGACCAGCAGGACCCGATCGTCGATTGCGCCCGCGCCATCCTCGATGGCCATATCGTGCTGTCGCGGCGCCTGGCGGATGTCGGCCACTACCCGGCCATCGACGTCGGCGCCTCGGTCAGCCGCTGCATGAGCCAGGTGTCGCAACCGCGCCACCTGGCGGCGGCACGCCAACTCAAGGAATTCAGCGGCACCTACGAGAAGATCAAGGAACTCATCCCCCTGGGCGGCTACACGCCGGGCATGGACATGAAGACCGATCGCGCTGTGCAACTGGCACCGGCCATCGAGCGTTTCCTGCGCCAGGACGTGGGGGAGGGCGCCGAGCTGGAGGCCTGCATCGCCGCCCTGCAAGGGTTGACCGGCGCATGA
- the fliH gene encoding flagellar assembly protein FliH, whose amino-acid sequence MTVRVIKSAGTAWRAYRFPPRSRVLPGDSGEWDSDPAARQRAVAEGFQEGIERGYQDGLNEGREAGQREGMERGRQEGQRLGREEGRTLGQQQFEEASRPLQRVAAEYRQFLQDFEQARRQQLLELVKKVSKQVIRCELTLHPTQLLSLAEEALAAMPGDPGEVQILLNPEECARIRDLAPDRAEAWRLVPDERLALGECRVVTAQAEADIGCQQRLDSCMDALAGHLQGEE is encoded by the coding sequence ATGACGGTCAGGGTGATCAAGTCGGCCGGCACCGCCTGGCGCGCCTATCGCTTTCCGCCGCGTTCGCGGGTGCTGCCCGGCGACTCCGGCGAATGGGACAGCGACCCGGCGGCACGTCAGCGCGCGGTGGCCGAAGGCTTCCAGGAGGGCATCGAGCGGGGCTACCAGGACGGCCTCAACGAGGGCCGCGAAGCCGGTCAGCGCGAGGGCATGGAGCGCGGTCGCCAGGAGGGGCAGCGGCTGGGCCGGGAAGAGGGCCGCACGCTCGGCCAGCAACAGTTCGAAGAGGCCAGCCGGCCCTTGCAGCGGGTCGCCGCCGAGTACCGGCAGTTCCTCCAGGATTTCGAGCAGGCGCGTCGCCAGCAACTGCTGGAGCTGGTGAAGAAAGTGTCCAAGCAGGTCATCCGCTGCGAACTCACCCTGCACCCCACCCAGTTGCTCAGCCTGGCCGAGGAGGCCCTGGCGGCGATGCCGGGCGATCCGGGCGAGGTGCAGATCCTGCTCAATCCCGAGGAATGCGCGCGTATCCGCGACCTGGCGCCGGACCGCGCCGAAGCCTGGCGCCTGGTGCCGGACGAGCGTCTGGCCCTGGGCGAATGCCGCGTGGTGACCGCCCAGGCCGAAGCCGACATCGGCTGCCAGCAGCGCCTGGACTCCTGCATGGATGCCCTGGCCGGACACCTGCAAGGCGAAGAATGA
- a CDS encoding sigma-54 interaction domain-containing protein — MSSQSQALTRRDEVLLEQVPALHRIAVIGCAGQCQALLDGLRREGCRIIPYSGLEAVGADDLADTDLAFVFASQQPDQALYARVGALLRQLPQLSLVPVVEYADQEKAATLLELGCIDYLLTPFSGSQLSALLQRQAQARAAQDDFVCCSQAGRRLLAMAQRVAPTRAPVLVTGETGTGKELMARYIHRFSSTPDAPFIAVNCAAIPEAMLESILFGHERGAFTGAVTAQPGKFELANGGTLLLDEIGELPLGLQAKLLRVLQEQRVERLGGRKEIALDVRIIAATNRDLQQEVAAGRFRADLMFRLDVLPLHIAPLRERRDDVLPLARRFIRKYAPQDAQHNLLTEAACQALLAHDWPGNARELENTLQRALVLRNGLFIQPRDLGLAAADLAQPLATGAAPVQAVEGRAALRASGKLAEYQHVLDTIRRFGGHKTKAAESLGMTPRALRYRLNAMREQGLQVQL; from the coding sequence ATGAGTAGTCAAAGTCAGGCGCTGACCCGAAGGGATGAAGTCTTGCTCGAACAAGTTCCGGCATTGCACCGGATCGCTGTTATCGGCTGCGCCGGACAATGCCAGGCCCTGCTCGACGGCTTGCGTCGCGAAGGTTGCCGGATAATCCCGTATTCCGGACTGGAGGCGGTGGGCGCCGACGACCTGGCGGACACCGACCTCGCCTTTGTCTTCGCCAGCCAGCAGCCGGACCAGGCGCTCTATGCGCGGGTCGGCGCCTTGCTGCGGCAACTGCCCCAGCTCAGCCTGGTGCCGGTGGTGGAATACGCCGACCAGGAAAAGGCCGCCACCCTGCTGGAGCTGGGCTGCATCGACTACCTGCTGACACCCTTCAGCGGCTCCCAGCTCAGCGCCCTGCTGCAGCGCCAGGCCCAGGCCCGTGCCGCCCAGGACGACTTCGTCTGCTGCTCCCAGGCCGGCCGCCGCCTGCTGGCCATGGCCCAGCGTGTGGCGCCGACCCGCGCGCCGGTCCTCGTCACTGGCGAGACCGGCACCGGCAAGGAGCTGATGGCGCGCTACATCCATCGCTTCTCGTCCACCCCGGACGCGCCGTTCATCGCGGTCAACTGCGCGGCCATCCCCGAGGCCATGCTCGAGTCCATCCTTTTCGGCCACGAGCGCGGCGCCTTCACCGGCGCCGTCACCGCCCAGCCGGGCAAGTTCGAGCTGGCCAACGGCGGCACCCTGCTGCTGGACGAGATCGGCGAACTGCCCCTGGGGCTGCAGGCCAAGCTGCTGCGGGTGCTGCAGGAACAGCGTGTCGAGCGCCTCGGCGGGCGCAAGGAAATCGCGCTGGACGTGCGCATCATCGCCGCCACCAACCGTGACCTGCAGCAGGAAGTGGCGGCGGGGCGTTTCCGCGCCGACCTGATGTTCCGCCTCGACGTCCTGCCGCTGCACATCGCCCCGCTACGCGAGCGGCGGGACGACGTGCTGCCCCTGGCGCGGCGCTTCATCCGCAAGTACGCACCCCAGGACGCCCAGCACAACCTGCTCACCGAAGCCGCCTGCCAGGCGCTGCTGGCCCATGACTGGCCGGGCAACGCGCGGGAGCTGGAAAACACCCTGCAGCGCGCCCTGGTACTGCGCAACGGCCTGTTCATCCAGCCGCGCGACCTGGGCCTGGCGGCGGCCGACCTGGCGCAGCCGCTCGCCACCGGCGCGGCGCCGGTCCAGGCCGTGGAAGGCCGCGCCGCCCTGCGCGCCAGCGGCAAGCTCGCCGAATACCAGCACGTGCTGGACACCATCCGCCGTTTCGGCGGCCACAAGACCAAGGCGGCCGAGAGCCTGGGCATGACGCCCCGGGCCTTGCGCTACCGCCTCAACGCCATGCGCGAGCAGGGCCTGCAGGTACAGCTCTGA
- the fliN gene encoding flagellar motor switch protein FliN has product MSSAVSENEFESLINDDGLDLDAGLAETVEPAAIQAPRPDMSFFGKIPVNVTLEVASVEISLKELMEVDTSSVIILDKLAGEPLDVKVNGALFAKAEVVVMNGNYGLRIVELNSNRFNELPA; this is encoded by the coding sequence ATGAGCAGCGCGGTTTCGGAAAACGAGTTCGAATCCCTGATCAACGACGACGGCCTGGACCTGGATGCCGGCCTGGCCGAGACGGTCGAGCCGGCGGCCATCCAGGCGCCGCGCCCGGACATGAGCTTCTTCGGCAAGATTCCGGTGAACGTCACCCTGGAAGTGGCGTCGGTGGAGATTTCCCTGAAGGAGCTGATGGAGGTGGACACCAGCAGCGTGATCATCCTCGACAAGCTGGCCGGCGAGCCGCTCGACGTGAAGGTCAACGGCGCGTTGTTCGCCAAGGCGGAAGTGGTGGTGATGAACGGCAACTACGGCTTGCGCATCGTCGAACTGAACAGCAACCGCTTCAACGAACTGCCGGCATGA
- a CDS encoding FliG C-terminal domain-containing protein, translating into MREAMSQPDEGALPSVKDLKKRPVQQRAVSSLEQAAILMLSMGDDISAGVLRHFSREEIIAISQAMARLSNVKQPMVSDVISRFFDDYKEQSSIKGASRGYLAGMLGKALGGDITRSLLDSIYGEEIRAKMAKMEWLDPKQFAALIAKEHAQMQAVFLAFLPPSMATEVLEAMPASRQDELLYRIANLNEVNSDVIRELEQLIDRSLNVLTTQGSQVRGVKQAADILNRFKGDRNQMFELLRAHNDDLVTKIEDEMYDFFILSRQNQDVLQTLLEVIPLDEWVVALKGAEPELVRAIQAALPKRQAQQMDSINRRQGPVPLSRVEQVRKDIMAVVREMAAEGDLQLQLFREQTVE; encoded by the coding sequence ATGAGAGAAGCCATGAGCCAGCCTGATGAAGGGGCGCTGCCCTCGGTCAAGGACCTGAAGAAACGCCCGGTGCAACAGCGCGCGGTGAGTTCCCTGGAGCAGGCGGCGATCCTCATGCTGAGCATGGGCGACGACATCTCCGCCGGCGTGCTGCGGCACTTCAGCCGCGAAGAGATCATCGCCATCAGCCAGGCCATGGCGCGCCTGTCCAACGTCAAGCAGCCGATGGTCTCTGACGTGATCAGCCGCTTCTTCGACGACTACAAGGAGCAGAGCAGCATCAAGGGCGCGTCCCGTGGCTACCTGGCCGGCATGCTCGGCAAGGCCCTGGGCGGCGACATCACCCGCAGCCTGCTGGACAGCATCTACGGCGAGGAAATCCGCGCCAAGATGGCCAAGATGGAATGGCTCGATCCCAAGCAGTTCGCCGCGCTCATCGCCAAGGAACACGCGCAGATGCAGGCGGTGTTCCTCGCCTTCCTGCCGCCGTCCATGGCCACCGAGGTGCTCGAAGCCATGCCCGCCTCGCGCCAGGACGAGCTGCTGTACCGCATCGCCAACCTGAACGAAGTCAACAGCGACGTCATCCGCGAGCTGGAGCAGCTCATCGACCGCAGTCTGAATGTGCTCACCACCCAGGGGTCTCAGGTGCGCGGGGTGAAGCAGGCGGCGGACATCCTCAACCGCTTCAAGGGCGACCGCAACCAGATGTTCGAGCTGCTGCGCGCCCACAACGACGACCTGGTGACGAAGATCGAGGACGAGATGTACGACTTCTTCATCCTCTCCCGGCAAAACCAGGACGTGCTGCAGACCCTGCTGGAAGTCATTCCGCTGGACGAGTGGGTGGTCGCCCTCAAGGGCGCCGAGCCCGAACTGGTGCGCGCCATCCAGGCCGCCCTGCCGAAGCGCCAGGCGCAGCAGATGGATTCCATCAACCGCCGCCAGGGCCCGGTACCCCTGAGCCGCGTCGAGCAGGTACGCAAGGACATCATGGCCGTGGTTCGCGAGATGGCGGCCGAAGGCGATCTGCAACTGCAACTGTTCCGCGAACAGACGGTGGAGTGA
- a CDS encoding flagellar hook-basal body complex protein FliE, with translation MSSITQVQQDMLARMGQFAELAGGDAVRPAILPSDGAADGIRESFESALRAVDAEQHRAGEAMAAVDSGRSDDLVGAMVQSQKASVSFSALMQVRNKLATAFDDVMRMPL, from the coding sequence ATGAGTTCGATCACACAGGTCCAGCAGGACATGCTGGCGCGCATGGGGCAGTTCGCCGAACTGGCCGGCGGCGACGCCGTACGCCCGGCCATCCTGCCCAGCGACGGGGCCGCCGACGGCATTCGCGAATCCTTCGAGTCCGCCCTGCGCGCGGTGGACGCCGAGCAGCACCGCGCCGGTGAAGCGATGGCGGCGGTGGACAGCGGGCGCAGCGACGACCTGGTCGGCGCCATGGTGCAGAGCCAGAAGGCCAGCGTTTCCTTCAGCGCGCTGATGCAGGTGCGCAACAAGCTGGCCACGGCCTTCGACGACGTCATGAGAATGCCGCTCTGA